The genomic DNA ACCCCGTCGAACCGCCCGCCATGATTGTCGTGGACCCGCCTGATCACACGCGTTGCCGGCAACTGGTCGCGCAGAGCTTCACCCCGCGGGCCATCGGACGACTGGACTCGCGGGTCGCGGAGGTCACGGGTGAACTGATCGAGCGGCTGGCCCGATCACCGCATCCCGATCTGATCAGCGACTTCGCGGCGCAGCTGCCGATCACAATCATCGCCGAGTTGCTCGACCTACCGGCAGACACACGCCCCCACCTGCTGGAGTGGGGCCACAGCGGCGCACCGCTACTTGACGTTGGAATCCCCTGGCGCACATACAGATCAGCGATCAACGGCCTCCGCGACATCGACCGGGTCAACCAGGAGAACTTCCGGCGGGCCAGGGCCGGCGTAGGCGGAGACACCCCTTTCAGTCGCCTCGCGACCGACGGCAGTCTGAGCGACCGGGAATTCGCCGCGAATGCCGCACTGCTGATCGGTGCCGGTTTCGAGACGACGGTCAACTTGATCGGCAACGGCATCGTGTTGCTGCTGCAGAACCCAGACCAGCTGGCCAGGCTGCGGTCCGAACCAGAACTGTGGCCCACCGCCATCGAGGAGATTCTGCGGATCGACAGCCCCGTACAGATGACGGCGCGCACCGCAAACTGCGATCTCGAGATTGCCGGCCAATCGGTCAAGGTTGGAGACATGGTCGGACTGTTCCTCGGCGGCGCCAACCGTGACCCACAGGTCTTCACCAATCCGACTCACTTCGACGTCGGCCGCGAGAATGCCCGCGAACACCTGGCATTCGCGTCCGGTGTGCACGCCTGCCTGGGCGCCGCGCTGGCTCGGATCGAAGGCGTCACGGCCCTGCGCGCCCTCTTCGAAGCGTTCCC from Mycolicibacterium phocaicum includes the following:
- a CDS encoding cytochrome P450, with amino-acid sequence MQIGLWSRWLALHGVPRAFLGIQARRGDPMAALLANHGRPADPYPLMEAIRQQGPLVRKRYTWATVDHGVCREILRDNRFGITDPTAMELPKPLQALIARTDPGVSNPVEPPAMIVVDPPDHTRCRQLVAQSFTPRAIGRLDSRVAEVTGELIERLARSPHPDLISDFAAQLPITIIAELLDLPADTRPHLLEWGHSGAPLLDVGIPWRTYRSAINGLRDIDRVNQENFRRARAGVGGDTPFSRLATDGSLSDREFAANAALLIGAGFETTVNLIGNGIVLLLQNPDQLARLRSEPELWPTAIEEILRIDSPVQMTARTANCDLEIAGQSVKVGDMVGLFLGGANRDPQVFTNPTHFDVGRENAREHLAFASGVHACLGAALARIEGVTALRALFEAFPDLDLTETPSRRGLVNLRGYSTLPAQLGTRRVVTA